In one window of Syntrophales bacterium DNA:
- a CDS encoding adenylate/guanylate cyclase domain-containing protein — translation MKCPKCQLDNPDGSRFCNECGHGLEISCRACGNVNPPTGKFCNECGHSLKNPSDVNPVVHPETSFPGDESVVYPDSIKSERKHITVLFSDLSGYTEMSEKLDPEEVKEIMNRIFGEVARVVTRYGGIIDKFIGDAVMALFGVPKAHEDDPFRAIMAAREIHDVVEAISPQLEEKIGRSISVHTGINTGLVVTDKMDIEKGKHGMTGDAINLASRLTDMAGAGEILVGPDTYRHTEGFFNFEGLESTRIKGKAEPVEVYKVLSVKERPVKIRRLSGLRA, via the coding sequence ATGAAATGCCCAAAGTGCCAGCTTGATAATCCTGATGGGTCCAGGTTCTGTAATGAGTGCGGCCACGGACTGGAAATTTCCTGCCGTGCATGCGGGAATGTAAATCCGCCTACCGGTAAATTTTGCAATGAATGCGGTCATAGTCTGAAAAACCCCTCGGACGTCAATCCCGTCGTCCATCCGGAAACATCATTTCCTGGCGACGAATCCGTCGTTTATCCTGATTCAATTAAAAGTGAACGGAAACATATAACGGTCCTGTTTTCCGACCTGTCCGGATATACTGAAATGTCGGAGAAATTAGACCCCGAAGAAGTCAAAGAGATTATGAACCGCATCTTCGGGGAAGTTGCCCGGGTTGTGACCAGGTATGGAGGAATTATCGATAAGTTTATCGGTGATGCCGTCATGGCCCTTTTCGGTGTGCCAAAAGCCCATGAAGATGATCCATTCAGAGCCATTATGGCTGCAAGGGAAATACACGATGTAGTGGAAGCCATAAGTCCCCAGCTGGAGGAAAAAATTGGAAGGTCCATATCGGTGCATACCGGTATCAATACGGGGCTCGTAGTTACTGATAAAATGGATATTGAAAAAGGTAAACACGGGATGACCGGGGATGCCATCAATTTGGCCTCTCGCCTTACGGATATGGCTGGCGCGGGTGAAATTCTTGTCGGTCCTGATACCTATCGCCATACTGAAGGGTTTTTCAATTTTGAAGGTCTCGAATCCACAAGGATTAAAGGAAAAGCTGAACCGGTTGAAGTTTACAAAGTGCTGTCCGTGAAGGAAAGGCCTGTTAAAATTCGTCGTCTCTCAGGTCTGAGGGC